In the Kwoniella shivajii chromosome 2, complete sequence genome, one interval contains:
- a CDS encoding 3-demethylubiquinone-9 3-O-methyltransferase, with product MTKSSLPRHILLRHSRPDVSRSSFRNIIIARSITSTPFHCAPSSSTPRQSTQSQSTSTSTSTSASTFSTINESEISHFSKLSSQWWDESGEFKLLHRMNPVRIEYIRQKVALNASPPDSEGEVEWTFETRHRDLERETSKGTGLWLDGMRCLDVGCGGGLLSESLARLGGKVIGVDASSSNIKIALTHSQQDPTLSKKIDQGTLEFRHSSAEVLRDNGEQFDVVCAMEVLEHVDQPNEFMKCLGEMVKPGGHLIISTISRTPLSQLLTLTLAEDVLKLVTPGTHTYKKFVKPEELRRFIYSDMGGFETWYQNSDASDIRKDEVGETRGIIYDPLKGVWRLWNGVQGSFWKGLGEGCNYMFHARKRL from the exons ATGACGAAATCATCACTACCTCGACACATTCTCCTTCGTCATTCTCGACCAGACGTGTCTCGATCCAGCTTCAGAAATATCATAATCGCCCGATCAATCACGTCCACCCCTTTCCATTGCGCACCCTCCTCTTCGACACCTCGACAAAGTactcaatcacaatcaacatcaacatcaacatcaacatcagcatcgaCATTCAGCACTATCAACGAGTCTGAGATATCACATTTCTCAAAATTATCATCACAATGGTGGGATGAAAGTGGTGAATTCAAATTATTACATCGAATGAATCCTGTTCGAATTGAATATATCAGACAAAAAGTTGCTTTGAACGCATCTCCACCTGAcagtgaaggagaagtggaATGGACATTCGAAACACGTCATAGAGACTTGGAAAGAGAGACTAGCAAAGGTACAGGACTATGGTTGGATGGTATGAGATGTCTGGATGTAGGTTgtggaggtggattattATCTGAATCATTAGCTAGATTAGGTGGGAAAGTAATTGGTGTAGATGCAAGttcatcaaatatcaaaattgCTTTAACGCATTCACAACAAGATCCAACGTTAAGTAAGAAAATCGATCAAGGAACATTGGAATTTAGACATTCTTCAGCAGAGGTATTGAGGGATAACGGTGAACAATTCGACGTAGTTTGCGCCATGGAAGTTCTTGAACATGTTGATCAACCCAACGAATTCATGAAATGTTTAGGTGAaatggtcaag CCAGGAGGTCATTTGATaatatcaacaatatccAGAACACCTTTATCACAATTGTTAACTCTGACCCTAGCAGAAGATGTGTTGAAATTGGTCACTCCAGGTACTCATACATACAAGAAATTCGTCAAACCTGAAGAATTACGTAGATTCATCTATTCAGATATGGGCGGATTCGAAACTTGGTATCAGAATTCAGATGCAAGTGATATTaggaaagatgaagtcgGTGAAACAAGAGGTATAATTTATGATCCCCTAAAAGGAGTTTGGAGGTTATGGAATGGTGTTCAAGGTTCTTTCTGGAAGGGTTTAGGTGAAGGTTGTAATTATATGTTTCATGCTAGGAAAAGACTATAA
- a CDS encoding ribosome biogenesis protein YTM1 yields MADVPMTSTSTSTSTLAASVSQLPINLFTRSTSDAIPQSTYFIPSSWRRFQLSELINKVLQNNNDNGKKPVPFEFLVNGEVLRGSLENWVKRNRGGDEESTLDIEYVRSTLPPQEAGRIEVEDWVSGLSLNRRGYILLSSYLSHVQILPLSSTASTSSALYTLPLPTSLGATCCTWVSPSTQENDILLAAGGVDRLTHIFNLPSLSPDNTASPREIYTLHGHTAPVSSIIASRSGKEIISSSWDGNLNFYILPNIEPTEHQLPSEPLSYLPGQGNKKRRKLEKEAGPKDPVEGLTDGDSTGEGGWRRAPDGVMRGHTGRIGGTVWDKNDNNRIWSAGWDGSVRGWDVENGAGVVVRQGPFDKSALCIDQFASNGTLATGNMDRTICLWDTRQATSLISLTLPTASPVPSITTHPTSSFTLASATYSGVVQIWDIRSPKHALFSVSNSNRKKEDSRKVTKNGKVLGERLLALDWDGQVLVAGGEDGEVGIWNATGV; encoded by the exons ATGGCCGACGTCCCTATGACATCGACGTCAACATCCACTTCGACTTTGGCAGCTTCTGTATCTCAACTGCCTATCAATCTCTTCACCAGATCAACATCAGATGCCATACCTCAATCAACATatttcatcccttcttcatgGAGAAGATTTCAATTATCCGAACTCATCAATAAAGTATTACAGAACAATAATGACAACGGTAAAAAACCAGTGCCCTTTGAGTTCTTAGTGAACGGTGAGGTCTTGCGAGGAAGTTTGGAAAATTGGGTCAAAAGAAATagaggtggtgatgaagaaagtaCTTTAGATATTGAATATGTCAGAAGTACTTTACCACCCCAAGAAGCTGGTAGAATAGAGGTCGAAGATTGGGTCAGTGGTTTATCGTTGAATCGAAGAGG ATATATCCTCTTGTCTTCATACCTCTCACATGTCCAAATACTCCCTCTATCTTCAACCGCCTCAACTTCATCAGCCCTTTACacattacctttaccaacTTCTCTGGGTGCGACTTGTTGTACGTGGGTATCACCTTCGACTCAAGAAAACGACATACTTCTTGCTGCAGGAGGAGTAGATCGATTAACTCATATTTTTaacttaccttctttatcacctgaCAACACCGCTTCTCCAAGGGAGATTTATACTTTACATGGTCATACAGCACCTGTATCATCTATCATCGCATCAAGATCAGGTAAAGagatcatatcatcatcatgggATGGTAATTTAAATTTCTACATTTTACCTAATATCGAACCTACCGAACATCAATTACCTTCTGAGCCACTGAGTTACCTACCAGGACAAGGTAATAAGAAGCGaagaaagttggaaaaagaagcaGGACCGAAAGATCCCGTGGAAGGTTTGACGGATGGCGATTCGACCGGTGAAGGAGGCTGGAGAAGAGCTCCAGATGGCGTAATGAGAGGTCACACAGGTAGAATAGGTGGAACGGTCTGGGACAAAAACGATAACAACAGGATCTGGTCAGCTGGTTGGGATGGCAGTGTGAGAGGTTGGGATGTTGAAAATGGTGCAGGAGTCGTTGTTAGG CAAGGACCTTTCGACAAATCAGCCTTATGCATCGATCAATTTGCCTCAAACGGTACTTTGGCTACTGGTAATATGGACCGAACAATCTGTTTATGGGATACAAGACAAG CAACATCACTCATCTCACTGACATTACCAACCGCTTCACCTGTTCCATCAATAACTACTCATCCAacttcatcattcactttaGCTTCCGCTACTTATTCAGGTGTAGTCCAAATCTGGGATATCAGATCACCAAAACATGCTTTATTCTCAGTATCAAATTCTAatcgaaagaaagaagattcaAGAAAAGTAACTAAAAACGGCAAAGTCTTGGGCGAAAGATTACTTGCTTTAGATTGGGATGGACAGGTTCTGGTcgcaggtggtgaagatggtgaagtcGGTATTTGGAATGCTACTGGTGTCTAG